Proteins from a single region of Bremerella sp. JC817:
- a CDS encoding DUF6690 family protein gives MFRRTIMFWTAAAASFGVPYSYYNPSVRETVQTYWNKATQVLPTGEAAPAASIGGENQPSGQNLVSVPNSFATGSSSIGGKSMGPAPTAPVFEQLDHVINFNANPRWVMETWPRVSTTVGDLHLEGMRVPLVSGSRIDDIAGSLTYYFDQEKTLQRITFHGTTGDERRLVAMLTEHYKFELEPSISGTLYMVKWNGDPVSVLRVEPTAVINQAMPHSRLKIDLEINRPSRYYTLSPEMTQLVTRDKNAGRWGFK, from the coding sequence GTGTTTCGTCGCACAATCATGTTCTGGACTGCAGCCGCCGCCAGCTTTGGCGTGCCGTATAGCTATTACAATCCCTCCGTGCGCGAAACGGTGCAGACCTATTGGAACAAGGCGACTCAGGTCTTGCCAACCGGTGAGGCCGCTCCGGCTGCTTCGATTGGTGGAGAAAACCAACCTTCCGGGCAGAATCTGGTAAGTGTGCCGAATTCTTTCGCCACTGGTTCGTCATCGATCGGTGGCAAGTCAATGGGGCCCGCTCCGACCGCGCCGGTCTTCGAGCAACTTGACCATGTGATCAACTTCAACGCTAATCCACGCTGGGTCATGGAAACCTGGCCGCGCGTCAGTACCACGGTCGGGGATTTGCATCTGGAAGGGATGCGTGTGCCGCTGGTCAGTGGTTCGCGGATCGACGACATCGCTGGCTCGCTGACCTATTACTTCGATCAAGAGAAGACGCTGCAGCGAATCACCTTCCATGGCACCACCGGGGACGAACGTCGTCTGGTTGCCATGCTGACGGAGCACTACAAGTTCGAACTCGAACCTTCGATCTCCGGTACGTTGTACATGGTCAAATGGAATGGCGACCCGGTCAGTGTGCTGCGTGTCGAACCGACCGCGGTCATCAACCAGGCCATGCCTCATTCACGATTGAAGATCGATCTCGAAATCAATCGTCCTTCCCGCTACTACACGCTGAGTCCTGAGATGACTCAGTTGGTGACCCGCGACAAGAACGCAGGTCGCTGGGGTTTCAAGTAA
- a CDS encoding class I SAM-dependent methyltransferase, with product MESPEQPASSATSSWLVSSEARPWFDWLSTVDRQSLGTLTKLRNELSNDQASQLLQQLDLRERATRKFSQARQMFFTDIGLQQSTDEQIATYKATRFPAGQKVADLCCGIGGDLVAIAQRCEVVAVDASDDHLCFAEANVRAYGAKLADRYCGLAEETSLADFAAWHIDPDRRPEQTRTIRLDQFRPSLEHLEAMLQQNPNAALKLAPANAIPADWEEAGQCEWISNHRECKQLMVWLGNLTDRPGTRRATRIDGNGQATCFEDSLVELKQSEAVDTYLFDPDPALVASGLVDALAARHDLARVSAQSHYLTGGQPFDHPLLQRFEVITQEKIDNKRLKKAVATEDWGTLELKQRGLELKLETWRKQLKPRGQGQGTIIFTPTVEGNRAILCRRPATTGA from the coding sequence ATGGAATCACCCGAACAGCCGGCATCTTCCGCCACATCGTCCTGGCTGGTCTCGTCCGAAGCCCGGCCTTGGTTTGACTGGCTTTCAACTGTCGATCGTCAGTCGCTGGGTACCCTGACAAAACTGCGGAACGAGCTTTCAAACGATCAGGCCAGTCAGCTCCTGCAACAGCTAGACCTGCGCGAGCGAGCGACGCGCAAGTTCTCTCAGGCACGGCAGATGTTCTTCACCGACATCGGGCTGCAGCAATCGACCGACGAGCAAATCGCCACCTACAAGGCGACTCGCTTTCCTGCCGGGCAGAAGGTGGCCGACCTCTGCTGTGGCATCGGCGGAGACTTGGTTGCGATCGCTCAGCGGTGCGAGGTGGTCGCGGTGGATGCCTCGGACGATCATCTTTGTTTTGCCGAAGCGAACGTTCGTGCCTATGGCGCAAAGCTTGCCGATCGCTACTGCGGCCTCGCGGAAGAGACTTCGCTTGCTGATTTCGCCGCGTGGCATATCGACCCAGACCGACGACCTGAGCAGACGCGCACCATTCGCCTCGATCAGTTTCGTCCCAGCCTCGAGCATCTCGAAGCGATGCTGCAGCAGAACCCGAACGCGGCTTTGAAGCTCGCTCCGGCCAATGCAATTCCTGCCGACTGGGAAGAGGCGGGGCAATGTGAATGGATTTCAAATCATCGCGAATGTAAACAGTTGATGGTCTGGCTGGGCAACCTCACCGATCGCCCCGGCACGCGGCGCGCGACTCGCATCGATGGCAACGGTCAGGCCACCTGTTTTGAAGATTCGCTGGTTGAACTCAAGCAGTCCGAGGCCGTCGACACTTATCTATTCGATCCCGATCCGGCCCTGGTCGCTTCGGGACTGGTCGATGCCTTGGCAGCCCGGCACGATCTGGCGCGGGTCTCGGCGCAGTCGCACTACCTAACCGGCGGACAGCCCTTCGATCATCCGCTGCTGCAACGGTTCGAGGTAATCACACAGGAAAAGATCGACAACAAGCGGCTGAAGAAGGCGGTCGCGACTGAGGACTGGGGTACGCTCGAGCTGAAACAACGCGGCCTCGAATTGAAGCTCGAGACCTGGCGAAAGCAACTCAAGCCTCGCGGCCAAGGGCAGGGGACCATCATCTTCACGCCGACCGTCGAAGGCAATCGAGCGATTCTTTGCCGGCGACCGGCAACGACTGGCGCATAG
- a CDS encoding NAD(+)/NADH kinase, translating to MEPASPKKPSWTGKEKPRVMLLGAGNRAHVEEEAERLEHLLPQFAEIVHTDLQWKTDLSHVEADFAIVLGGDGSILGAARSMGNQQIPIVGVNMGKLGFLAAFTPEQVVDQLATICRGECQIIEHMMLRCRVLKDEEVIAERIGLNEMAILGGPPFQIRSIDLYVDDQLATSYSCDGLIISTPVGSTAHNLSAGGPIVRADLRAFVISPINPHTLTMRSVVDTGDRCFEMHLRGATRTMSVVVDGRVLSPITAEHRVCVDQAKPRFKLVAMHDHNYYRTLREKLGWGGQIDHGR from the coding sequence GTGGAACCAGCTTCTCCGAAGAAACCGAGTTGGACCGGGAAAGAAAAGCCGCGCGTCATGCTGCTCGGAGCTGGCAATCGCGCGCATGTCGAGGAAGAAGCGGAACGCCTGGAACACTTGCTTCCCCAGTTCGCCGAAATTGTCCATACCGACTTGCAATGGAAGACCGATCTCTCGCACGTCGAAGCGGACTTCGCGATTGTTCTCGGTGGCGATGGCTCGATTCTCGGAGCCGCCCGCAGCATGGGGAATCAACAGATTCCGATCGTTGGCGTGAATATGGGTAAGCTCGGCTTTCTGGCGGCGTTTACCCCGGAGCAGGTTGTCGATCAGTTGGCCACCATTTGCCGGGGCGAGTGTCAGATCATCGAGCATATGATGCTGCGATGCCGGGTTCTGAAAGATGAAGAGGTGATCGCTGAACGAATCGGTTTGAACGAAATGGCGATTCTTGGCGGTCCACCCTTCCAAATCCGCTCGATTGATCTTTACGTCGACGATCAGTTAGCGACATCATATAGCTGCGATGGCTTGATCATCAGCACTCCGGTCGGTTCGACGGCCCATAATCTGTCGGCGGGCGGTCCCATTGTGCGGGCCGATCTGCGGGCATTCGTCATTAGTCCGATCAATCCACACACGCTCACCATGCGAAGTGTGGTCGATACCGGTGACCGCTGTTTCGAGATGCACTTGCGAGGTGCGACCCGAACCATGTCGGTGGTTGTCGACGGAAGAGTGCTCAGCCCGATTACAGCCGAACATCGCGTTTGCGTCGACCAGGCGAAGCCTCGCTTCAAACTGGTTGCGATGCACGACCATAATTACTACCGCACGCTTCGCGAGAAGCTTGGTTGGGGCGGCCAAATCGACCACGGCCGCTAA
- the dxs gene encoding 1-deoxy-D-xylulose-5-phosphate synthase yields the protein MAELLPKIKSPEDLNDFSTAQLEQLATEIREVLCNLVATRTAHFASNLGVVELCIALHRTFDFKQDRLIWDTGHQIYPHKLITGRYDQFNTMRTKGGLMGYPNPNESEYDLFMTGHAGASVSTVMGLSSGDYLSGENDRHSVAVIGDGAFPSGMVFEALNNAKAQKGNLIIILNDNKMSICPRVGGVADYFDRLRMNPFYTGFKTEVVKALNMVPLFGDPTERFLAQLKEGVKAGLHGGMLFEELGVNYIGPIDGHNIPLLRKYLEMVKTQKGPTLLHVVTEKGHGYDPAAEDPVYYHTPPAMCKTDEDEENAPKPGESKAYTNYARDAIADVMRKNEKVTVLTAAMCQGTKMEPLRDEFGDRFFDTGICESHTVAFAAGQAKAGLRPIVNIYSTFLQRSFDNIFQEVALQDLPVVFTMDRAGITAADGPTHHGMYDIGYMRMFPNMVVMAPGDADELTAMVNFAVEHDHPTAIRYPKTNAENIARDRQPVELGKAEVLKRGSDGAVICYGPQLAEAKKAVELLAKDGIDVTLVNARFVKPLDTETMLPIVSETPFVVTVEEGALMTGFGSALLEAANEAGVNASHVKRLGIPDVFVQHGDRAEILAELQLDALGIASVCRQLAAAHDQISSSH from the coding sequence ATGGCGGAACTACTCCCCAAAATCAAATCGCCGGAAGACCTGAACGATTTCTCCACGGCCCAACTGGAACAGTTGGCCACCGAAATCCGCGAGGTCTTATGCAATTTGGTGGCGACGCGTACGGCTCACTTCGCCTCGAATCTGGGCGTCGTCGAGCTTTGTATTGCCTTGCACCGCACGTTCGACTTCAAGCAGGATCGACTGATCTGGGACACCGGCCATCAGATCTATCCGCACAAGTTAATCACCGGTCGTTACGACCAGTTCAACACGATGCGCACCAAGGGTGGCCTGATGGGCTACCCCAACCCGAACGAGAGCGAATACGACCTCTTCATGACGGGGCACGCCGGAGCGAGCGTCTCGACCGTGATGGGGCTTTCCAGCGGCGACTACCTGAGCGGTGAAAACGATCGTCACTCGGTCGCGGTGATCGGCGATGGTGCGTTCCCAAGCGGGATGGTGTTCGAGGCCTTGAACAATGCCAAGGCGCAGAAGGGAAACCTGATCATCATCTTGAACGACAACAAGATGTCGATCTGCCCACGCGTTGGTGGCGTGGCCGATTACTTCGATCGCCTGCGGATGAATCCGTTCTATACCGGGTTTAAGACCGAAGTCGTTAAAGCGCTGAACATGGTTCCGCTGTTTGGCGACCCGACCGAACGCTTCCTGGCTCAGCTCAAGGAAGGCGTGAAGGCTGGTCTGCATGGCGGCATGCTGTTCGAAGAGCTGGGTGTGAACTACATCGGCCCGATCGACGGTCACAACATTCCGCTGCTGCGGAAATACCTGGAAATGGTCAAGACGCAGAAGGGGCCAACCCTGTTGCACGTGGTGACCGAAAAGGGGCATGGCTACGATCCTGCCGCCGAAGATCCGGTTTACTATCACACGCCACCGGCGATGTGCAAGACCGACGAAGACGAAGAAAACGCACCGAAGCCAGGCGAATCGAAGGCTTATACCAACTACGCCCGCGATGCGATCGCGGACGTGATGCGTAAGAACGAGAAGGTTACCGTCCTGACCGCGGCCATGTGCCAGGGAACCAAGATGGAACCGCTGCGTGACGAATTCGGGGACCGGTTCTTCGATACCGGCATCTGCGAGTCGCACACGGTCGCTTTCGCCGCCGGCCAGGCCAAAGCGGGGCTGCGGCCAATCGTCAACATTTACAGCACCTTCCTGCAGCGAAGTTTCGACAACATCTTCCAGGAAGTCGCGCTGCAAGATCTGCCGGTCGTGTTCACGATGGACCGCGCGGGGATCACCGCGGCCGATGGGCCGACGCATCATGGGATGTACGACATCGGCTACATGCGGATGTTCCCGAACATGGTCGTGATGGCTCCGGGCGACGCCGACGAACTGACCGCGATGGTCAACTTCGCCGTCGAGCACGATCACCCGACTGCGATCCGTTACCCCAAGACCAACGCTGAAAACATCGCTCGCGATCGTCAGCCGGTTGAACTGGGCAAAGCGGAGGTCCTCAAACGAGGTTCCGACGGCGCCGTGATTTGCTACGGTCCACAATTGGCCGAAGCGAAGAAGGCGGTTGAACTGCTCGCCAAAGATGGAATCGACGTCACGCTGGTGAACGCTCGGTTTGTGAAGCCGCTCGATACCGAGACGATGCTTCCGATCGTCAGCGAAACGCCATTCGTCGTCACTGTCGAAGAAGGTGCCTTGATGACGGGCTTCGGCAGTGCCTTGTTGGAAGCTGCCAACGAAGCCGGCGTGAACGCCAGTCACGTGAAACGACTTGGAATTCCGGACGTCTTCGTGCAACATGGAGATCGGGCCGAGATCCTGGCGGAACTTCAGCTCGATGCCCTGGGTATTGCCTCGGTCTGCCGCCAATTGGCAGCCGCCCACGATCAGATTTCTTCCTCGCACTAA
- a CDS encoding polyprenyl synthetase family protein produces the protein MAEVSTDTFREVAERLRPEIDAALTRLTEFDHDCPEVLREAIRYSLLAPGKRLRPVLALLAAEACGSNASAAIVPACAVEMIHAYSLIHDDLPAMDDDDLRRGRPTCHRQFDEATAILAGDALLTRAFEILAVEIADAEQSRRCLRELTYAAGASQLVGGQVDDLRFETLEGTADDLAAIHRRKTGAMITVSLRLGGIMAHADEAKLNLLTQYGDCLGLAFQITDDLLDVQGDEKSMGKRVGKDADKGKMTFPGVWGIEESRRKAEQLIQQAGNAAAKLPSGGDSLISLAQYVLERNH, from the coding sequence ATGGCCGAAGTGTCGACTGACACCTTTCGGGAAGTTGCCGAACGTTTACGTCCCGAAATCGACGCTGCACTGACCCGTCTTACCGAGTTTGACCACGATTGCCCCGAGGTTCTGCGCGAGGCGATTAGATACAGCTTGCTCGCGCCTGGCAAACGCCTGCGACCGGTCCTCGCGTTGCTTGCCGCGGAAGCATGCGGTTCAAACGCCAGTGCGGCGATCGTCCCGGCATGTGCCGTCGAAATGATTCACGCTTACTCGCTGATTCACGACGACTTGCCGGCAATGGACGACGACGACCTGCGTCGCGGCCGACCGACATGCCACCGTCAGTTCGACGAAGCGACGGCGATCTTGGCGGGCGATGCCCTGCTGACCCGAGCCTTCGAGATCCTGGCGGTCGAAATCGCCGATGCCGAACAATCTCGTCGCTGTCTTCGCGAACTAACTTATGCGGCGGGTGCCAGCCAATTGGTTGGTGGCCAGGTCGACGACCTTCGGTTCGAGACGCTCGAGGGAACCGCTGACGATCTGGCAGCCATCCACCGCCGGAAGACCGGCGCGATGATTACCGTTTCGTTACGACTGGGCGGCATCATGGCCCACGCCGACGAAGCGAAACTGAATCTGTTGACGCAGTACGGCGATTGCCTCGGACTGGCGTTTCAGATCACGGACGACCTGCTCGATGTTCAAGGCGACGAGAAGTCGATGGGCAAGCGGGTTGGTAAAGATGCAGACAAAGGCAAAATGACGTTTCCCGGGGTTTGGGGGATTGAAGAAAGCCGTCGTAAGGCGGAACAATTAATCCAGCAGGCAGGTAATGCCGCGGCCAAGCTTCCTAGTGGAGGCGACTCCCTTATTTCCTTGGCCCAATACGTGCTGGAAAGGAATCACTGA